In Thermococcus sp. M39, the following are encoded in one genomic region:
- a CDS encoding HIT domain-containing protein, whose protein sequence is MKIIWAPWRIRYIRSPKHDGCIFCDFPKENRDKERLILYRGKHAFIIMNNYPYNPGHVMIAPYRHVGKWEDLTDEELLEIMKLSQLMIKALKKAMNPDGFNMGVNLGRVAGAGIDDHVHLHIVPRWNGDTNFMPVLADVKVIPQAIEESYEDLKKALEEVLREEKV, encoded by the coding sequence GTGAAAATAATATGGGCACCATGGAGAATTAGATACATCCGCTCACCAAAACACGATGGTTGCATTTTCTGTGATTTCCCGAAAGAGAACAGAGATAAAGAGAGACTAATCCTGTATAGAGGGAAGCATGCTTTTATAATCATGAACAACTATCCATATAATCCAGGTCATGTCATGATCGCTCCTTACAGACACGTTGGAAAGTGGGAAGATTTAACCGATGAGGAGCTTTTGGAGATAATGAAACTCTCCCAGCTTATGATAAAAGCTCTAAAGAAAGCTATGAATCCCGATGGATTCAATATGGGTGTCAACTTGGGCAGAGTTGCTGGTGCCGGAATAGATGATCACGTTCATTTGCACATCGTTCCAAGATGGAATGGCGACACAAACTTCATGCCAGTTCTAGCTGATGTTAAGGTAATTCCACAGGCAATAGAGGAGAGTTACGAGGATCTGAAAAAGGCTTTGGAAGAAGTTTTAAGAGAGGAAAAAGTCTAA
- the thyX gene encoding FAD-dependent thymidylate synthase, translated as MKVKLINYTPRPLETVTWAALISYWSEWESESFERTTKADVKKHLPRVLSYGHESILEHAVFTFAIEGCSRICSHQLVRHRIASYTQQSQRYIKLNPEDVEETFLIPESIKKKSELYEKWKKLMRETIELYEETYGNGIHQEDARYILPQAVRTKIVVTMNLRELKHFFGLRTCERAQWEIREVAWKMLEEMAKVEELRPIIKWAKLGPRCIQLGYCPEKDLMPEGCLKRTREKWKKIAKL; from the coding sequence ATGAAAGTCAAGCTTATCAACTACACACCAAGACCTTTAGAAACAGTAACATGGGCTGCATTAATTTCATATTGGAGCGAGTGGGAAAGTGAATCCTTCGAAAGGACAACGAAGGCTGATGTGAAGAAGCATCTGCCAAGAGTTCTCTCATACGGACATGAGAGCATTTTGGAGCATGCGGTCTTCACGTTTGCTATTGAAGGCTGTTCTAGAATTTGTAGTCATCAACTTGTAAGACACAGAATAGCAAGCTATACACAGCAAAGCCAGAGGTATATAAAACTGAATCCTGAGGATGTCGAAGAGACATTTTTAATCCCTGAGAGCATTAAAAAGAAGTCTGAACTCTATGAGAAGTGGAAAAAGCTCATGAGAGAGACAATAGAACTGTACGAAGAAACTTATGGAAATGGTATTCATCAAGAAGACGCCCGCTACATTCTTCCCCAAGCCGTTAGAACCAAAATCGTCGTAACAATGAACCTGAGGGAGCTTAAGCACTTTTTTGGTCTTAGGACATGTGAAAGAGCTCAGTGGGAAATCAGAGAAGTCGCTTGGAAAATGCTAGAAGAGATGGCAAAAGTTGAGGAATTAAGGCCAATAATTAAATGGGCAAAGCTCGGGCCGAGATGCATTCAGCTCGGTTACTGTCCCGAGAAAGACCTGATGCCAGAAGGATGTCTCAAGAGGACAAGAGAAAAGTGGAAGAAAATAGCTAAGCTTTAG
- the argF gene encoding ornithine carbamoyltransferase — MVVSLAGRDILCLQDFTREEIETILETAKMMKIWNKIGKPHRVLEGKTLAMIFQKPSTRTRISFEVGMYQLGGYALYLNAQDLQLRRGETIADTARVLSRYVDGIMARVYDHKDVEDLAKYASVPVINGLSDFSHPCQALADYMTIWEKKGRIAGLKVVYVGDGNNVAHSLMIAGTKLGANVVVATPEGYEPDEKVIKWAEKNAAESGGSFELLHDPVKAVKDADVIYTDVWASMGQEAEAEIRRKIFKPFQVNKELVKHAKPDYIFMHCLPAHRGEEVTDDVIDSPNSVVWDQAENRLHTQKAALALVMGGIKV, encoded by the coding sequence ATGGTAGTTAGCCTAGCTGGAAGGGATATTCTCTGCTTACAGGACTTTACAAGAGAAGAGATTGAGACGATTCTCGAAACAGCAAAGATGATGAAAATTTGGAACAAGATTGGAAAGCCGCACCGTGTTTTGGAAGGTAAAACTTTAGCCATGATTTTTCAAAAGCCCTCAACAAGGACAAGAATCAGCTTTGAGGTTGGAATGTATCAGCTCGGAGGCTACGCTCTCTATTTGAACGCCCAAGACCTTCAGCTGAGGAGAGGAGAGACAATAGCAGACACAGCAAGAGTGCTTAGCAGATACGTTGACGGAATCATGGCGAGGGTTTATGATCACAAGGATGTTGAGGATTTAGCAAAATATGCAAGCGTTCCAGTTATAAATGGTTTGAGCGACTTCTCACACCCATGTCAGGCTTTAGCAGACTACATGACAATCTGGGAGAAAAAGGGAAGAATTGCTGGTCTTAAGGTCGTTTATGTTGGCGATGGAAACAACGTCGCTCACTCCCTCATGATAGCCGGAACGAAGCTCGGCGCAAACGTTGTGGTTGCTACACCAGAAGGATACGAGCCAGATGAGAAGGTTATCAAGTGGGCTGAGAAGAATGCAGCAGAAAGTGGTGGAAGCTTTGAACTCTTACATGACCCAGTCAAAGCTGTGAAAGATGCAGATGTTATTTATACAGATGTATGGGCTTCAATGGGGCAGGAAGCTGAGGCTGAGATAAGAAGGAAGATATTCAAGCCATTCCAAGTTAACAAAGAATTAGTTAAGCACGCAAAGCCCGACTACATCTTCATGCACTGCCTCCCAGCTCACAGAGGGGAAGAGGTCACTGATGATGTAATTGATTCACCGAACAGTGTTGTCTGGGATCAAGCGGAGAACAGGTTGCACACTCAAAAGGCCGCTTTGGCTTTAGTCATGGGTGGTATTAAGGTTTGA
- a CDS encoding 2,3-bisphosphoglycerate-independent phosphoglycerate mutase — protein sequence MVRKGILIIIDGLGDRPIKEFDGKTPLEYANTPNLDKLAKIGILGLHDPIKPGQPAGSDTAHLSIFGYDPYKTYRGRGFFEALGVGLDLDEDDLAFRVNFATIENGIIVDRRAGRISTEEAHELAKAIQENVKLPVEFIFKGATGHRAVLVLKGMARGYKVGENDPHIEGVPPLKFTYEDEESKRVAEILEDFLRQACEILKNHPINEKRKKEGKPVANFLLIRGAGIYPNIPMKFTEQWKVKAVAVAATALVKGVARAIGFDVFTPEGATGEYNTDEMAKAKAVVELLKDYDFVFLHFKPTDAAGHDNNPKLKAEMIEKADRMIGYIIENVDLEETVIAVTGDHSTPCEVMNHSGDPVPLLIAGGGVRTDFTESFGERECMRGGIGRVKGHDIVPMMMDLMGRTEKFGA from the coding sequence ATGGTAAGAAAGGGAATACTCATAATTATAGATGGGCTTGGGGACAGGCCAATAAAGGAGTTTGACGGAAAAACGCCACTGGAATACGCGAACACACCGAACCTTGATAAGCTTGCTAAAATTGGAATCCTCGGTTTACATGACCCAATAAAACCAGGGCAACCTGCTGGAAGTGATACAGCACACCTCTCAATCTTTGGCTATGACCCATACAAAACTTACAGAGGAAGAGGATTTTTTGAGGCATTAGGTGTTGGCTTGGATTTGGATGAAGATGATTTGGCTTTCAGAGTGAACTTTGCAACTATCGAGAACGGAATAATTGTTGACAGGAGAGCTGGAAGGATTTCGACGGAGGAAGCCCACGAATTAGCCAAAGCAATTCAGGAGAATGTTAAGCTTCCAGTTGAGTTTATATTCAAAGGAGCAACTGGACACAGAGCTGTTCTGGTGCTTAAGGGAATGGCTAGGGGCTATAAAGTTGGTGAGAATGACCCTCACATTGAAGGAGTTCCTCCCCTCAAGTTTACATATGAAGATGAGGAAAGCAAGCGTGTAGCTGAGATTTTGGAGGATTTCCTAAGGCAAGCTTGTGAGATTTTGAAGAACCACCCAATTAATGAGAAAAGGAAGAAAGAAGGCAAGCCAGTCGCCAACTTTTTGCTCATAAGAGGAGCTGGTATATATCCAAACATCCCAATGAAGTTCACCGAGCAGTGGAAGGTTAAAGCTGTTGCAGTTGCTGCAACAGCTTTGGTTAAGGGTGTTGCAAGGGCTATTGGATTCGATGTCTTCACTCCAGAAGGGGCAACTGGTGAATACAACACCGATGAAATGGCGAAAGCTAAAGCAGTCGTTGAATTGCTGAAGGATTACGACTTTGTGTTCCTCCACTTCAAACCCACAGATGCTGCGGGACACGATAATAATCCAAAGCTCAAGGCAGAAATGATTGAGAAAGCCGACAGAATGATCGGCTACATAATTGAGAACGTTGACTTGGAAGAGACAGTTATAGCTGTGACAGGTGACCATTCGACTCCATGTGAGGTTATGAATCATAGCGGAGACCCAGTGCCTCTCTTAATAGCTGGTGGAGGGGTTAGAACGGACTTCACGGAGAGCTTTGGTGAAAGGGAGTGCATGCGCGGTGGCATTGGAAGGGTCAAAGGGCACGACATAGTTCCTATGATGATGGATTTGATGGGAAGAACGGAGAAGTTTGGAGCTTGA
- a CDS encoding 50S ribosomal protein L16 has product MALRPAKIDRDVDKPAYTRREYIRGAPGPKITIFDMGNPAGDFEFEVSLHAEQPMQIRQNALEAVRIQLNRYLQKNVGRSNYHFKIRVYPFQVLRENPMATGRKADRYGNGMRRPFGKPIGLAARVKKDQKILTVWVNRQHLKFALEAMRRANMKFPYRCYYRIYDKQGNDITTKVLSTM; this is encoded by the coding sequence ATGGCATTAAGGCCAGCAAAGATTGATAGAGATGTTGATAAGCCCGCTTACACAAGGAGAGAGTACATAAGAGGTGCTCCCGGTCCAAAGATTACAATCTTCGACATGGGAAACCCCGCTGGAGATTTTGAGTTTGAAGTCAGCCTTCACGCAGAGCAACCCATGCAGATAAGACAAAACGCCCTTGAGGCAGTTAGAATTCAGCTCAACAGATACCTCCAGAAGAACGTTGGTAGGAGCAACTACCACTTCAAGATTAGGGTTTACCCATTCCAAGTCCTCAGAGAGAACCCGATGGCTACAGGAAGAAAGGCAGACCGTTACGGAAACGGTATGAGAAGACCATTCGGAAAGCCTATTGGACTTGCTGCGAGGGTCAAAAAAGACCAGAAAATCCTCACTGTTTGGGTCAACAGACAACACCTCAAGTTCGCCCTTGAGGCAATGAGAAGAGCCAACATGAAGTTCCCCTACAGATGCTACTACAGAATTTACGACAAGCAAGGAAACGACATCACAACAAAAGTCCTCTCAACCATGTGA
- a CDS encoding MFS transporter gives MRRQYLGIALLIASAFTGTLAFRLATPAVAFYTRDILKASMAYLSIISASFILARSFSALFSGLLLEKRKSLVYLGALAMVGNALAVNLYPFTSSWLHVMGIKLMNGFLNGIAWPIAQFVIAVSSPKEIRSRVTALYFIFGNFAGLLGNYTYAITQGFGLKGQMYLASFFFFLTALCMLLSYWLLYEKIVPKREKEGKEGKAPINPKKILMLSALISFLSAFTSGEITYIYVAETLNLDKGTAATLIGLIGFIATLLAYIPSRFADLGSERKVIITISVLAGVSPILAAVKNPITVFLGILMAIFAAQTFRPISRSILASARRASAAIGGINAVRNLSTTAGQLVFGFAYSLGEIAILGIVLKAALLIFAPASLLLFGIAIKLNDKK, from the coding sequence ATGAGAAGGCAATATCTTGGAATAGCCCTGCTCATTGCATCGGCTTTTACTGGGACCCTAGCTTTTAGGTTAGCCACTCCAGCCGTCGCATTCTACACTAGAGATATCCTCAAAGCCTCAATGGCATACCTCTCCATAATCTCCGCCTCTTTCATTTTAGCACGCTCATTTTCCGCCCTTTTCAGCGGACTGTTGCTAGAAAAGAGGAAAAGCTTAGTCTATCTTGGAGCTCTGGCAATGGTTGGCAATGCCTTAGCTGTTAATTTGTATCCCTTTACATCCTCATGGCTCCATGTCATGGGAATTAAGCTCATGAACGGCTTTCTAAACGGCATTGCGTGGCCAATTGCTCAGTTTGTAATTGCTGTTTCCTCTCCAAAAGAAATTAGGAGCAGAGTGACAGCTTTGTATTTTATCTTTGGAAACTTTGCTGGACTTTTGGGCAACTACACTTACGCTATAACTCAAGGCTTTGGATTAAAAGGACAGATGTATCTTGCATCATTTTTCTTTTTCCTGACAGCCCTCTGCATGTTGCTCTCCTACTGGCTCCTCTATGAGAAGATAGTTCCTAAAAGGGAAAAAGAGGGAAAAGAAGGCAAAGCTCCAATAAATCCAAAGAAAATTCTAATGTTGTCAGCTTTGATTTCATTTCTCTCAGCGTTCACCTCTGGCGAGATAACCTATATTTATGTTGCCGAAACTTTGAACTTGGATAAAGGGACTGCAGCAACGCTGATTGGACTCATCGGCTTCATAGCGACACTTTTGGCATATATTCCCTCGAGATTTGCCGATTTAGGCAGCGAAAGAAAAGTCATCATAACAATATCAGTTTTAGCTGGGGTGTCACCAATTTTGGCAGCAGTTAAAAATCCAATTACTGTATTCTTAGGGATTTTAATGGCAATATTTGCCGCTCAAACCTTCAGACCAATTTCAAGGAGCATATTAGCATCAGCGAGGAGAGCCTCAGCAGCTATTGGTGGAATAAACGCTGTCAGGAATTTATCAACAACCGCTGGGCAGTTAGTTTTTGGATTTGCCTACTCTTTGGGCGAAATTGCAATATTAGGGATTGTTTTAAAAGCTGCGCTGCTGATATTTGCCCCAGCATCGCTTCTGCTGTTTGGAATTGCTATAAAGCTAAATGACAAGAAGTAG
- a CDS encoding alanine--glyoxylate aminotransferase family protein — protein sequence MQFEDAYREVYEIVKPKYKLFTAGPVACFPEVLEIMKVQMFSHRAKEYKIIHMDTLERLKKFLEAESGEIILFPSSGTGFMEAAVRNTVPRGGKVLVTIIGAFGKRFKEVVEANGRKAVTLEYEPGKAVKPEDLDDALRKNPDVHAVTITYNETSTGVLNPLPELAKVVNEHDKLLFVDAVSAMGGADIKFDKWGIDIIFGSSQKAFGVPPGLAIAAVSQRVFEIAEKMPERGWYFDLPLYKKFNYKKQGTPSTPPMPQVFGLNVVLRIIEKMGGKEEWLKMYQKRAEMIRNGVKEIGLEILAEPGYESPTITAVLTPEGIKGDEVYEEMRKRGFELAKGYGEGIKEKTFRIGHMGYMTFEDIEEMLQNLKEVIEELKKKA from the coding sequence ATGCAGTTTGAGGACGCTTACAGGGAAGTTTATGAGATTGTTAAGCCAAAATACAAGCTCTTCACAGCTGGACCAGTTGCATGTTTTCCAGAGGTTCTCGAGATAATGAAAGTTCAGATGTTTAGTCATAGAGCCAAGGAATACAAGATAATCCACATGGATACCCTTGAAAGGCTTAAAAAATTCTTAGAAGCTGAGAGTGGGGAGATTATTCTGTTCCCAAGTTCTGGAACTGGATTCATGGAGGCAGCTGTTAGAAACACAGTTCCAAGAGGAGGAAAAGTCTTAGTTACCATAATTGGTGCATTTGGAAAGCGCTTTAAGGAAGTTGTTGAGGCTAATGGAAGAAAGGCAGTAACACTTGAGTATGAACCCGGAAAAGCAGTGAAGCCAGAAGACCTTGATGATGCATTAAGGAAGAATCCCGACGTCCATGCAGTAACAATCACTTATAATGAAACATCAACAGGTGTTCTCAATCCCCTCCCAGAATTAGCTAAGGTTGTAAACGAACATGACAAGCTTCTCTTTGTAGATGCAGTCAGTGCAATGGGAGGAGCTGATATAAAATTTGACAAATGGGGAATTGACATAATTTTCGGAAGTTCACAGAAAGCTTTTGGTGTTCCGCCAGGCTTGGCAATCGCTGCTGTTAGCCAAAGAGTTTTTGAAATCGCCGAAAAGATGCCGGAGAGAGGCTGGTACTTTGATTTGCCACTCTATAAGAAGTTCAACTACAAGAAGCAAGGAACACCATCAACACCACCAATGCCCCAGGTCTTTGGTCTCAACGTTGTGCTGAGAATCATTGAGAAGATGGGCGGTAAGGAGGAGTGGCTCAAGATGTATCAGAAGAGGGCAGAGATGATAAGGAATGGAGTTAAAGAAATCGGTCTTGAAATTTTGGCAGAGCCAGGTTATGAAAGCCCAACAATAACTGCTGTCTTAACTCCAGAAGGAATAAAGGGCGATGAAGTTTACGAAGAGATGAGAAAGAGAGGATTTGAGTTGGCAAAGGGTTACGGTGAAGGAATTAAAGAAAAGACATTTAGGATTGGTCATATGGGATACATGACATTTGAAGACATTGAGGAGATGCTCCAAAACTTAAAAGAAGTTATAGAAGAACTGAAGAAGAAAGCTTAG
- a CDS encoding Flp pilus assembly complex ATPase component TadA, giving the protein MGVYIFTPEDLLRYGNITKEQLETIKNALLRKSDILVVGASRTGKTKLIEAMVHLIPDEWKIAVVTAYNEFKPFKENIEVINTEFDKKSVRTRTKEVIEEIKKLNPDYVVIDTLHTINVPLILEELVDDYAFIISSLILSRDIMSEVKHWLKIDDETLKGFELIIELYHDIRTGIRKVNAIYKVVEEEGKIKLEKVC; this is encoded by the coding sequence ATGGGAGTTTACATTTTCACTCCAGAAGATTTGCTTCGATATGGGAACATAACCAAAGAACAGCTTGAGACTATTAAAAATGCCCTTCTCAGAAAAAGCGACATTCTAGTTGTCGGGGCAAGCAGAACCGGTAAAACAAAGCTGATTGAGGCTATGGTTCATTTAATTCCCGATGAGTGGAAAATAGCAGTTGTAACAGCTTACAATGAATTCAAGCCTTTCAAGGAAAATATTGAAGTCATAAACACTGAATTCGATAAAAAGAGCGTTAGAACAAGAACAAAGGAAGTGATTGAGGAAATCAAAAAGCTCAATCCCGATTATGTTGTTATAGACACTCTCCACACAATTAATGTACCTCTAATTCTGGAAGAACTCGTAGACGATTATGCATTCATAATTTCATCCCTCATACTTTCAAGGGACATCATGAGTGAAGTTAAACATTGGCTTAAGATAGATGATGAAACTTTAAAGGGGTTTGAGCTGATAATTGAGCTCTATCATGACATAAGAACTGGGATTAGAAAAGTTAATGCAATTTATAAAGTAGTTGAAGAAGAAGGAAAAATAAAGCTGGAGAAGGTATGCTAA
- a CDS encoding asparagine synthetase A — translation MNAVQLVKRDIAPAVEVQTKVIEYMTGFFVDKGFKWLLPVVLSSITDPLWPDPAATRALKPPEIEAYGGKLRLMHSMILHKQLAVAMGIDKLFILSPNIRLEGREADDGRHAYEFTQLDFEIAYATMDDVMSLIEEAISGLFKEARKWEILEELGREVPKAKPPFKRFTLEEIKAEFGDEDKASEAMDEPFWITDIEREFYDREDPERPGHFRNYDLYLPWGYGEVSSGGEREWEYDIIVRKMKKAGISLEAFKPYLEVAKAGLLKPTAGAGIGMERLVRFIVGAKHIAEVQPFPRIPGIPAII, via the coding sequence ATGAACGCTGTTCAATTAGTTAAAAGAGATATTGCCCCAGCTGTGGAGGTTCAAACTAAAGTTATTGAATATATGACGGGATTTTTCGTAGACAAAGGGTTCAAGTGGTTGCTTCCAGTAGTGCTCAGCTCAATAACTGACCCTCTTTGGCCAGATCCAGCAGCAACTAGGGCTCTAAAACCTCCAGAAATAGAAGCGTATGGTGGAAAGCTTAGATTAATGCATAGCATGATTTTGCACAAGCAATTGGCGGTTGCTATGGGAATAGACAAGCTATTCATACTTTCTCCAAACATAAGACTCGAAGGGAGAGAAGCTGACGATGGAAGACATGCATATGAGTTTACCCAGCTTGACTTTGAAATAGCTTATGCAACTATGGATGACGTCATGAGCTTAATCGAAGAGGCAATCTCTGGACTTTTCAAAGAGGCAAGGAAGTGGGAGATTCTTGAAGAACTGGGCAGAGAAGTTCCAAAGGCTAAGCCACCATTTAAGCGGTTCACTTTGGAGGAAATCAAAGCAGAATTTGGTGATGAAGATAAAGCAAGTGAAGCAATGGATGAACCATTCTGGATTACTGATATTGAGAGAGAATTCTACGATAGAGAAGATCCAGAGAGGCCAGGGCACTTCAGAAACTATGACTTATATCTGCCTTGGGGTTACGGTGAAGTCTCAAGCGGCGGTGAGAGAGAGTGGGAGTACGATATAATCGTCAGGAAGATGAAGAAAGCTGGAATAAGCCTTGAGGCATTCAAGCCTTATCTGGAGGTCGCCAAAGCTGGTTTGCTTAAGCCTACAGCAGGAGCTGGTATAGGAATGGAAAGACTAGTGAGGTTCATCGTTGGAGCAAAGCACATAGCGGAAGTCCAACCTTTCCCAAGAATTCCGGGCATTCCTGCCATTATTTAA
- a CDS encoding nitroreductase family protein produces MEFFEIVRKRRSIRRFQNKEVPDELIEKILEAAFYSPSSKNRRPWHFVVVKDRELIKKLAETRPAVKFLETAPLAIVVCGDEQISSAWVYDCSIAAEHIQLAATALGLGACWGHIHERMHDEKKTAEDYVRELLRIPKHIKILCIIGIGYPAEEKPEHRKEEIMWERVHLNKFGNRLK; encoded by the coding sequence ATGGAGTTCTTTGAAATTGTAAGAAAAAGAAGGAGCATTAGAAGATTTCAGAATAAAGAAGTTCCAGATGAACTTATTGAGAAAATCCTCGAAGCTGCCTTCTATTCTCCAAGCTCAAAGAACAGAAGACCCTGGCACTTTGTAGTTGTTAAGGATAGGGAGTTAATAAAAAAGCTTGCCGAAACGAGACCAGCTGTAAAGTTCCTTGAAACAGCGCCTTTAGCAATAGTTGTCTGCGGAGATGAGCAGATAAGCAGTGCATGGGTATATGACTGCTCTATAGCTGCCGAGCACATTCAACTGGCAGCCACTGCCTTGGGCTTAGGCGCCTGCTGGGGCCATATACACGAAAGGATGCACGATGAAAAGAAAACTGCTGAGGATTACGTCAGAGAACTCTTAAGGATTCCCAAGCATATAAAGATTCTCTGCATCATTGGGATTGGGTATCCAGCTGAAGAAAAACCAGAACACAGAAAAGAGGAAATAATGTGGGAGAGAGTGCATCTAAATAAATTTGGAAACCGCCTTAAATAA
- the gltA gene encoding NADPH-dependent glutamate synthase codes for MPKRKLIKERIPTPERPPEERNKDFFEVNLGYDFELAKKEAERCLQCPENYAPCIKGCPVNINIPAFIAKIREGDIKGALEVIWACNSLPAITGRVCPQEDQCEGVCVMGKVGDAINIGKLERFVADYAREKGIDAELLEEQIRGIKKNGKKVAVIGAGPAGLTCAAELAKMGYEVTIFEALHKPGGVLIYGIPEFRLPKEIVRKELENLKKLGVKIETNVLVGKTVTFDELREEYDAIFIGTGAGTPRFVKWEGINLNGIYSANEFLTRINLMKAYEFPEYDTPIKVGKKVAVIGGGNTAMDAARSALRLGAEVWILYRRTRKEMTARIEEIHHAEEEGVNFMFLVSPKRFIGDENGNLKAIELEKMKLGEPDESGRRRPIPTGETFIMEFDTAIIAIGQTPNKTFFQTVPDLKVDSKGRIIVDENLMTSIPGVFAGGDAIRGEATVILAMGDGRKAAKAIHEYLSKEA; via the coding sequence ATGCCAAAAAGAAAACTTATCAAAGAGAGAATCCCTACTCCAGAGAGACCGCCGGAAGAGCGAAACAAAGATTTCTTTGAGGTGAATCTCGGCTATGACTTCGAACTTGCAAAGAAAGAGGCAGAACGCTGTTTGCAGTGTCCAGAGAATTATGCTCCGTGTATTAAAGGCTGTCCCGTGAACATAAACATCCCAGCTTTCATAGCTAAAATTAGGGAAGGAGATATTAAAGGAGCTCTAGAGGTAATTTGGGCTTGTAATTCTTTGCCTGCTATTACTGGTAGGGTTTGTCCACAAGAAGACCAGTGTGAAGGAGTTTGCGTAATGGGCAAAGTAGGAGACGCCATAAACATAGGAAAACTAGAAAGATTCGTAGCAGACTACGCAAGAGAAAAAGGAATAGATGCAGAACTACTAGAAGAACAAATAAGAGGGATAAAGAAGAACGGAAAGAAAGTCGCAGTCATCGGGGCAGGGCCTGCAGGCTTAACTTGTGCCGCAGAACTCGCAAAAATGGGTTATGAAGTGACAATCTTCGAAGCCCTCCACAAACCCGGAGGAGTCCTAATATACGGAATCCCAGAATTCAGACTACCAAAAGAAATAGTGAGAAAAGAGCTTGAGAACCTCAAAAAGCTTGGAGTAAAAATCGAGACCAACGTTTTGGTTGGAAAAACAGTTACCTTCGATGAGCTGAGGGAAGAGTACGATGCCATCTTTATAGGAACCGGTGCGGGAACACCAAGATTCGTCAAATGGGAGGGAATAAATCTTAACGGAATTTACTCAGCTAACGAATTTCTAACAAGAATAAACCTCATGAAGGCTTATGAATTCCCCGAATATGACACCCCAATAAAAGTTGGCAAAAAGGTAGCAGTTATCGGCGGCGGAAACACAGCAATGGATGCAGCTCGTTCTGCGTTAAGGCTTGGCGCTGAGGTTTGGATTCTATACAGAAGAACGAGAAAAGAAATGACAGCAAGAATAGAAGAAATTCACCATGCCGAGGAAGAGGGAGTCAACTTCATGTTTCTCGTCTCACCAAAGCGCTTTATAGGAGATGAAAACGGCAACTTAAAGGCAATAGAGCTTGAGAAGATGAAGCTTGGAGAGCCAGATGAAAGCGGAAGGAGGAGACCAATCCCGACCGGAGAAACCTTCATCATGGAATTCGACACAGCGATAATAGCGATTGGACAGACTCCAAACAAAACGTTCTTCCAGACAGTTCCAGATTTGAAAGTTGACAGCAAGGGAAGAATAATAGTCGATGAGAATTTAATGACTTCGATTCCTGGCGTTTTTGCAGGTGGAGATGCCATAAGAGGAGAAGCAACCGTAATCCTAGCAATGGGAGACGGAAGAAAAGCAGCAAAAGCAATACACGAATATTTGAGCAAGGAAGCTTAG
- a CDS encoding sulfide/dihydroorotate dehydrogenase-like FAD/NAD-binding protein codes for MFEILHKEKLAPGINLFEIKAERIAKKAKPGQFVILRLHEKGERIPLTIADTNPENGTITIVAQEVGKTTHELGTYEAGDYILDVLGPLGRPSHIDKFGTVVMIGGGVGVAEIYPVARAMKEVGNYVISILGFRTKELVFWEDKLKQVSDEVIVTTNDGSYGMKGFTTHALQKLIDEGRKIDLVHAVGPTIMMKFVAELTKPYGIKTVASLNPIMVDGTGMCGACRVTVGGEIKFACVDGPEFDAHQVNWDELMKRLDYYKDLEKISFEKWKREREMV; via the coding sequence ATGTTTGAAATTTTGCATAAAGAAAAATTAGCTCCCGGAATAAATCTCTTTGAAATCAAGGCTGAAAGAATCGCAAAAAAGGCCAAACCGGGACAATTTGTGATTCTCAGACTCCACGAAAAAGGTGAGAGAATTCCTTTAACCATAGCGGACACAAATCCTGAGAATGGCACAATTACAATAGTCGCTCAAGAAGTTGGAAAAACTACTCACGAACTGGGAACTTATGAGGCGGGAGATTATATTCTCGATGTTCTTGGTCCTCTCGGGAGGCCTAGTCACATTGATAAGTTCGGGACAGTTGTAATGATAGGCGGCGGTGTTGGCGTCGCGGAGATTTACCCCGTTGCAAGAGCGATGAAAGAAGTTGGCAACTACGTGATCTCAATTCTTGGCTTCAGAACAAAAGAGCTTGTGTTCTGGGAAGATAAGCTGAAACAAGTTAGTGATGAAGTCATAGTGACAACAAACGATGGGAGTTATGGAATGAAAGGATTCACAACTCATGCTCTTCAGAAGCTCATAGATGAAGGGCGAAAGATTGACTTAGTTCATGCAGTTGGACCAACGATAATGATGAAGTTCGTCGCAGAGCTCACAAAGCCATATGGCATAAAGACAGTTGCCAGCCTGAACCCAATTATGGTTGATGGCACCGGAATGTGCGGCGCTTGCAGAGTAACAGTAGGCGGAGAGATAAAGTTTGCATGCGTTGATGGTCCAGAGTTTGATGCACACCAAGTGAACTGGGATGAGTTGATGAAGCGTTTAGATTATTACAAGGATTTAGAGAAGATTTCTTTTGAGAAGTGGAAGCGCGAGAGGGAGATGGTTTGA